TGGCCTGCACGGCCCGGAAGGCCTTCGGCAGGCCGAGTCCGCGATGGCGGCCGGCCTCGTAGCCCGAGTAGAAAGGGTCGAAGGCCCGCGCGCGGACCTGGGGTTCCATGCCGGGCCCGTCGTCGGCCACGGCGATTCGGACGGCCGCTTCAACGGCGAGCGGCCGAACCATTACCGTCACGTGGCCGCCCTGGACGCACGCCTCGACGGCGTTCCGGACGACCTCTCGCAGGGCGTCGCGGATCTGTTCCGCATCGACCCGGATCGGCGGGGCCGCCTGCTGTGATTCCACGCGGAGCGTCACGGGGGAACCCTTCAGTTGCTCCTGGAATTCGTCGGCGACGGCCTTGGCCAGGGCCGCGGCATCCACCGCCTGAGGCTGAGGCTGGGGCGGACGGGCAAACTGGCGCAGTTCCCGGATGATGTCGCTCGCGCGCTGGGCCTGGTCAATGATGCTCTGAAGCATGTTGCGGCGAGCGGTGTCCTTTTCGCCGCCGAGGAGTTGCTGGGCCCGGCCGCTGATGACGGCCAGGGGGTTGTTGATTTCGTGGGCGGCGCCGGCGGCCATTTCGCTGAGGGCGGCCACGTTTCGCTGCTGGAGGCGGGTTTCCTGGGCGAGGGCGAGTTCACGGTTCGCCTCGGCGAGTTCCTCCGAGAGGGTGATAAGGTCGGCTTCGGCCTGGGCGCGTTTGACGGCGACGCCCGCCAGGTTCGCCAGCGCCACGAGTTCGGCCGTCTCGTGGGCCTCGAGGTCCGTCCGCCTTGCGGGCAGGGTGAAGACCATGCCGCCCACCTTCACGTTTTCGATGATCATCGGGATCGTGTAGAACGGGCCTGGGCCAAGGCGCTCGCCCGCGCGCTCGAAAAGCCAACTCTCGACCCGCTCGGCGCGGACCGGCACGAGCACGGCGCCCGCGGGTCCGGAACGATCCGCGAGCAGGGTCTCAAGGGTCTGGCTCTCGGAAACCTCGTACAGGAAACGGTCTTCGATGCCGCCTTCGGCGGTGCAGCGGACGCCTTCGATGTAGTCGAGATTCCGGGCCAACAAGTAGGCGACGACGGTCCGCAGGCCGAGGACCTCGCGGGCCGTGTCGGCGACGGTCTCGAGAACCTCGCGGCTGGAGCGGCAGGCGGCCAGCCGGCCGTTCAATTGGATTAAAAGGTCTGCCCGATGGGTGTGGGCCTGGAGTTCGCGCCGGCGTTCCGAGGCCGTCCGATAGAACGTTCCGAGCCGTTCGTTCGCCGCCACCACCAGGCGCCACAACTGGCCCGGCGTCGGCTCGTCCTCCATGCCGATGGCCCGGGCGTTGAGTTCGACGGCTTCGGCGACGCGCTGGCCGATCTCCTCGGCGTGAACGCCCGACAGGCCGAGCCGCTCGGCCACCTCGGCCGTGTTGTCCCGAACCTGTTCGGACGGATGGTATCCGAAGCCTTCCTGGCGGGCGATGAGGTCCGCCAGCCGGACCACCTGGATGAGCCGGGCGGCGCCGTTTTCCTCGGCCGCGGGCACATTCGCCTGATGGTGGAACCAGATGACGTTCTGGAGGGCCGGAGGGAAGCCCCAGCGCTGCGCCAGTTGCCTGCCGATGACTGCGTGGTCGACGCTCAGGATATCCCGTTCGGCCTCGAGGAGGTCGGCCCCCGTGGCCTCGATGTGCTCAAAACAAGCGCCGAACGCCTTGGGCATGAGCGAAGCCAGAGCGAGGTGGCCGATGTCGTGGACGAGGGCGGCCAGAAGGGCCTCGTCGGGCGAAACCGTGCCGAGGCGTGCGGCAATGATCTGGGCCGCCATGCCGGTCGCCAAATTGTGACGCCACAGACGCACCAGTTTGGCGCGGCGAAGAACCTCGGTGTCCAGGATGCTGATGCTCAGCAGGTCGGCGAGAATTTCCTGGAGGCCGACCGCCTTGAGAGCAGCCTGAATGGTTGTCACATACCGGCCTGCCTCGCTC
The window above is part of the Planctomycetota bacterium genome. Proteins encoded here:
- a CDS encoding HDOD domain-containing protein; amino-acid sequence: MAASRLQRRKVELLLDTVERLPTLPGVAQRLLGLLLSANPSAREIQQAIESDATLAARVLSLAVRASEAGRYVTTIQAALKAVGLQEILADLLSISILDTEVLRRAKLVRLWRHNLATGMAAQIIAARLGTVSPDEALLAALVHDIGHLALASLMPKAFGACFEHIEATGADLLEAERDILSVDHAVIGRQLAQRWGFPPALQNVIWFHHQANVPAAEENGAARLIQVVRLADLIARQEGFGYHPSEQVRDNTAEVAERLGLSGVHAEEIGQRVAEAVELNARAIGMEDEPTPGQLWRLVVAANERLGTFYRTASERRRELQAHTHRADLLIQLNGRLAACRSSREVLETVADTAREVLGLRTVVAYLLARNLDYIEGVRCTAEGGIEDRFLYEVSESQTLETLLADRSGPAGAVLVPVRAERVESWLFERAGERLGPGPFYTIPMIIENVKVGGMVFTLPARRTDLEAHETAELVALANLAGVAVKRAQAEADLITLSEELAEANRELALAQETRLQQRNVAALSEMAAGAAHEINNPLAVISGRAQQLLGGEKDTARRNMLQSIIDQAQRASDIIRELRQFARPPQPQPQAVDAAALAKAVADEFQEQLKGSPVTLRVESQQAAPPIRVDAEQIRDALREVVRNAVEACVQGGHVTVMVRPLAVEAAVRIAVADDGPGMEPQVRARAFDPFYSGYEAGRHRGLGLPKAFRAVQANGGQMALESTPGQGTTVRMTFPAAETETPA